In Fimbriiglobus ruber, a genomic segment contains:
- a CDS encoding AAA family ATPase — translation MRLLRSDTDPVRDKFAAARQELSSALIEREDEIDLVLTALVANEHVLLVGPPGSAKSLLLDSVLSWTGGSKFSILLTKFTTVEEVMGPVSLAALKEDKYLRVTAGKLPEAEFAYLDEVFKASSAILNTLLRMLNERAYDAGDGVARTVPLKLCLAASNEWAAPDTGKELAAIADRFLLRKTVAPIRSQAGRQKLLWTRDHAPRLSTTITPAEVGQARLRALTLPWADDAKDALETVLKELAKEGVQPGDRRQFKTVGVVQAFAYLTGADEVRPEHLEVAQHCLWDDPGEQPQAAARVIARVANPTGMRVTQLLLEVEQMLAAADVRDLADAAKAAAKLAEIDRQLAALKGNGRVDKARGYVKEQLKKLKLASIEAV, via the coding sequence ATGCGCCTACTCCGTTCCGACACCGATCCTGTCCGCGACAAGTTCGCCGCGGCCCGCCAGGAACTGTCGTCCGCCCTCATCGAGCGCGAGGACGAGATCGACCTCGTTCTCACCGCCCTGGTCGCCAACGAGCACGTCCTCCTCGTGGGCCCACCCGGGTCGGCCAAGAGCCTTCTACTCGACTCCGTCCTGTCCTGGACGGGCGGATCGAAGTTCTCGATCCTGCTCACGAAATTCACCACGGTGGAGGAGGTGATGGGGCCGGTCAGTCTGGCCGCACTAAAGGAGGACAAGTACCTGCGGGTTACGGCGGGCAAGCTACCGGAGGCCGAGTTCGCGTACCTGGACGAGGTGTTCAAGGCGTCGTCGGCGATCCTGAACACCCTGCTCCGGATGTTGAACGAGCGGGCGTACGACGCCGGCGACGGGGTCGCCCGCACGGTGCCCCTGAAGCTGTGCCTGGCCGCGAGCAACGAGTGGGCGGCGCCCGACACCGGGAAGGAACTCGCGGCGATCGCCGACCGCTTCCTGCTCCGGAAAACGGTCGCCCCGATCCGGTCCCAGGCCGGCCGCCAGAAACTCCTTTGGACCCGCGACCACGCCCCGCGGTTGTCGACCACGATCACCCCGGCCGAGGTCGGGCAGGCGCGGCTCCGGGCCCTCACCCTGCCGTGGGCGGACGACGCGAAAGACGCCCTCGAAACCGTCCTCAAGGAACTCGCGAAGGAGGGCGTCCAGCCGGGCGACCGGCGGCAGTTCAAGACCGTCGGGGTGGTCCAGGCGTTCGCGTACCTGACCGGGGCCGACGAGGTCCGGCCCGAGCACCTGGAGGTCGCCCAGCACTGCCTGTGGGACGACCCGGGCGAGCAGCCGCAGGCGGCCGCCCGGGTGATCGCCCGGGTCGCCAACCCGACCGGCATGCGGGTCACCCAACTCCTGCTCGAAGTCGAACAGATGCTGGCCGCGGCCGACGTCCGCGACCTGGCCGACGCGGCCAAGGCCGCCGCCAAGCTGGCCGAGATCGACCGGCAACTGGCGGCCCTGAAGGGCAACGGGCGGGTCGACAAGGCCCGCGGGTATGTGAAGGAGCAGCTCAAGAAGCTCAAGCTCGCCAGCATCGAGGCCGTCTGA
- the ltrA gene encoding group II intron reverse transcriptase/maturase has translation MNTDLNPMYRWEALPWRQIERDVFKLQKRIYRASARGDSQTVRTLQRLMINNRAAKLLAVRRVTQDNRGKNTAGVDGVSALAPEDRLELADGLKVGAEATPVRRVYIPKPGSEELRPLGIPTLHDRALQTLVRFALEPEWEARFEPNSYGFRPGRSCWDAIGAIFQSVSKMDKYVLDADIAKCFDRIDHDALLKKVNAGPTITRQLRAWLEAGILDGETLFPSEQGTPQGGAISPLLANIALHGLEELVQARFPRRREWVNGKEQNIAPPHVIRYADDFVVLHRDEAVVREARQVIAEWLKGMGLELKPSKTRVGHTLREVDGRAGFDFLGFSVRQYPVGASRSGSKSNGQRIGFKTLIRPSAEAVKRHVARLREILDRHRNAPQEALIGHLNPVIRGWSMYYSTVVSSQTFSKVHHVLFQMLRGWANRRHPNKGGRWVGRKYWRAGDGLGWIFKPPGKAVRLASHMDTNIVRHAKVQDARSPFDGDWVYWGSRLGRYPDVFPAVARLLKNQKGRCPRCGLFFKHDDETCVDHIQPKSQGGAAGGSNIQLLHLHCHQGKTAEDRRRGVNDNHRVTEEPDEAKVSRPVLKPSRSGDTPA, from the coding sequence ATGAACACGGACCTCAATCCGATGTATAGGTGGGAGGCGCTCCCGTGGCGCCAAATCGAACGGGACGTCTTCAAGCTCCAGAAGCGGATCTACCGAGCCTCGGCCCGAGGCGACAGTCAGACGGTTCGCACGCTCCAGAGACTCATGATCAACAACCGGGCGGCCAAACTGCTCGCCGTTCGTCGCGTCACTCAAGACAACCGGGGGAAGAACACCGCCGGGGTTGATGGGGTCAGCGCGCTGGCCCCGGAAGACCGTCTGGAGTTGGCCGATGGCCTCAAGGTCGGGGCCGAGGCCACGCCCGTGCGCCGGGTCTACATTCCCAAGCCGGGGAGTGAAGAACTTCGGCCCCTGGGCATTCCGACGCTGCACGACCGCGCGCTGCAGACGCTGGTGCGGTTCGCCCTGGAACCCGAATGGGAAGCCAGGTTCGAGCCCAACAGCTACGGGTTCCGCCCGGGACGGTCCTGCTGGGATGCGATCGGAGCGATCTTCCAATCCGTCTCGAAGATGGACAAGTACGTCCTCGACGCCGACATCGCGAAGTGCTTCGACCGCATCGACCATGACGCGCTGCTCAAGAAGGTCAACGCTGGCCCGACCATCACCCGGCAACTCCGGGCGTGGCTCGAAGCCGGCATCCTCGACGGCGAGACGCTGTTCCCCTCGGAACAGGGCACCCCGCAGGGCGGGGCCATCTCGCCGCTCCTGGCCAACATCGCGCTGCACGGACTGGAGGAACTGGTCCAGGCGCGGTTCCCGAGACGACGGGAGTGGGTCAACGGAAAGGAGCAGAATATCGCACCCCCACACGTCATCCGGTACGCCGACGACTTCGTCGTCTTGCACAGGGACGAGGCGGTCGTGAGGGAGGCCCGACAGGTCATCGCGGAGTGGTTGAAAGGGATGGGGCTGGAATTGAAACCGAGCAAGACCCGGGTCGGCCACACACTTCGGGAAGTGGACGGCCGCGCCGGGTTCGACTTCCTGGGCTTCTCCGTCCGACAGTACCCCGTGGGGGCGTCGCGATCTGGTAGCAAGTCCAACGGACAGCGGATCGGCTTCAAGACCCTCATCCGACCCAGCGCGGAGGCGGTGAAACGGCACGTGGCTCGACTCCGAGAGATACTCGACCGTCACAGGAATGCCCCGCAGGAGGCCCTCATCGGCCACCTGAACCCGGTCATTCGCGGGTGGTCGATGTACTACTCGACGGTGGTCAGCAGCCAGACCTTCTCGAAGGTCCATCACGTGCTGTTCCAGATGCTCCGCGGCTGGGCCAACCGGCGGCACCCGAACAAGGGCGGTCGGTGGGTCGGACGGAAGTACTGGCGGGCCGGCGACGGCCTCGGCTGGATCTTCAAACCGCCCGGGAAGGCGGTCCGACTTGCCAGCCACATGGACACGAACATCGTGCGCCATGCCAAGGTACAGGATGCCCGCAGCCCGTTCGATGGCGACTGGGTTTACTGGGGTAGCCGACTGGGGCGATACCCGGACGTGTTCCCGGCGGTCGCGAGACTGCTGAAGAACCAGAAGGGTCGGTGCCCGCGGTGCGGACTGTTCTTCAAGCACGATGACGAGACGTGCGTCGATCACATCCAGCCGAAGTCCCAAGGCGGGGCGGCCGGTGGGTCGAACATCCAGCTCTTACATCTGCACTGCCACCAGGGGAAGACGGCGGAGGACCGCCGTCGAGGTGTGAATGACAATCACCGAGTAACTGAGGAGCCGGATGAGGCGAAAGTCTCACGTCCGGTTCTGAAGCCGAGTCGGAGTGGCGACACTCCGGCTTAG
- a CDS encoding DUF6744 family protein: protein MTTNPPAPFPVAAGARLLGEVIAWTCSGVAVTHPALVAALRDAGLDDGVARELAPKHAFTRACKKLSDQRIIRQVAEDAATVRFQFTHESRDGDRFAYTLETLLALDKTTGQVTCDLPGLATLAQEHLDHAIDARSGADVTRVIQKLFDRHADLFPVRPQGGVYFMPDRHTGFVDRVQAMLGRINGQILRFPVPAGRPRGTGASRSRWPPGWPPWSTTTARRSPSSGTTPGTRRSSGPRARSG, encoded by the coding sequence ATGACGACGAACCCGCCCGCCCCGTTCCCGGTCGCCGCCGGCGCCCGCCTGCTCGGGGAGGTGATCGCGTGGACGTGTTCGGGGGTGGCCGTCACCCACCCGGCCCTGGTCGCCGCCCTCCGGGACGCCGGGCTGGACGACGGGGTGGCCCGCGAACTCGCCCCCAAGCACGCGTTCACCCGGGCGTGCAAGAAGCTGTCCGACCAGCGGATCATCCGCCAGGTGGCCGAGGACGCGGCCACCGTCCGGTTCCAGTTCACCCACGAGAGCCGGGACGGGGACCGGTTCGCGTACACCCTGGAGACCCTGCTCGCCCTCGACAAGACCACGGGCCAGGTCACCTGCGACCTGCCCGGGCTGGCGACCCTGGCCCAGGAGCACCTCGACCACGCGATCGACGCGCGTTCGGGCGCCGACGTGACCCGCGTCATTCAGAAGTTGTTCGACCGGCACGCCGACCTGTTCCCGGTGCGGCCCCAGGGCGGCGTCTATTTCATGCCGGACCGGCACACCGGGTTCGTCGACCGGGTGCAGGCCATGCTCGGGCGGATCAACGGCCAGATCCTGCGGTTCCCGGTCCCGGCGGGACGCCCGAGGGGGACCGGAGCGTCAAGGAGTCGGTGGCCGCCGGGCTGGCCGCCCTGGTCGACGACCACCGCAAGGCGGTCGCCCAGTTCGGGGACGACACCCGGGACGAGACGCTCAAGCGGGCCGCGAGCAAGATCCGGGTGA